The genomic region gcagggtgctttatgagacagggagtctgataggatgaggcacacctttgagattactactgtccctccttgctcagcctctcagtagagagagactaacaggatacacacactcctcaggttcaagccctgccaagctcaaccacatcctcacaatttcccgacaggaggcaaaaaagataaaaattctaCAAACTCAGATATAGTCTAAAAAACTAAGAGTACACTTAAAAGTTTCCCCTCCAGGGGTTGGGCAGGAGTgcacatggtagagcacacatattactagatggaaaaatatcagttcaagcccccagtctccacatgcaggtaaaacctttataagtggtgaagcagtgttgcaggtgtcttctttctctcttcctctctgtctccattttccCTCTTGACCTCTGTCtatagccaataaaataaaaatacaatatatattcaaaataatttttaaaattcttccctCTCATCTTCTGTGCTGCATTTTGGATTTTATCTCTATTGATAAGCTTCCAAGTATGCTgcatcttaaaaaatatttgctttaaacaattttattcagagagatttttttttcctccagggttattgatggggctcagtgcatgcactacaaatccactgctcctggaggccaatttttcccattttttgttgtccttattgttgttattgttgtcattgctattgttggacaggacagagagaaatcaagagaggaggggaagacagagagagagggggtaggagtggtcttgaaccgggatcattatgccagtccttgagctttccacttaacccactgtgctactgccctggccCCCCCAGAGATTTATAATTGAGGAAGTTCTCTTGTCTATTGTTTATCTTCTCTTAATCTCGTCATTCTCATTTGCATATGGCattaattttacattttaaagtatTAAACTTCATTttgcttcccccctccttttaactggtgcactattcagctctggtggtactgtgtattgaacctgggacctcagagcttcaggcatacaaATCATTTGTAATCTCCCCTACCCTTTTGTCTAACCTTTAAAGCAGGTCTGCTCGTAGCAACATTTTCTGTTTCTGCTTTCCTAGAGGTATCTTCATTTTGCCTTTCttttgcagaatttttttttccagatataaaATTTTAAGTTGTTGGGCTTCATTTTCACATTTCAGGTTCAGCTCATTTCCTTTTGTCTCCAGGTCTGCATTGTCTCTGAGAACAAATAGAGGAATTCTTTCTTTTGTGCAACTGCCTGTCATTTACATATTTTGTCTGGTTGCTTTGAAGATTTTCTCTTTCTGCAGCAATGTCCCACTGATGTTCCTTTGTGTGGTTTTTGTGGGAGGGTGTGTTTATTCTACTGTGTGCTTATTTATTTAGCTGCTTAGATAACTTTCTCTCTCATTGCTTGTCTCCACTTCTCACCTTAGCCACTGTCTTGAAGGTGTGACCCATGTAAAAACCAGGTGCACAGATGGAGCACACAAGCAAGGTGGAAAGTACCAGAGGCAGTCCAGGGCCCAGCTGCCGTGTTGGACTTCTTCCTGTAGGTCACAGGACAATGACCTCTGGTATAGGTGTAACTGGTGGGCTGTCCAATTGAGAACATTAACCACATGACAGGAAATGGCTCAACCAATAGAGTGCATACCTTATCAAATGTAaggccttgggtttgaaccttgctaccatatgggaacaccatgcacagATAGTGTCATGGATAGTGGAgctgtgttgtggtgtctctcctccccgcccccctctaacataaagaataaaaaattagcTTGGGGGggccccaggaggtggcacagtggataaggcactggactttcaagtatgaggtcccaagttcaatcccaggcatcccatgtgccagagtgatgccctgattctcttccctctgccattaacaaataaatcaatagagttatggggaaaaaaaaaacatgatggttatgtgctgggaaattgtgcagatgcagtcacatctgccatgttgccccctcaggctattgctagttcccacgagagttgggacattctcggagagcCTATTCCGCCATGTtgtaccctcagggcattgtcaattccccacgatagttggagtgctttggttactcctcccccttcccattcccacaagagttattatcctaccctgaagtgctctggttactcctccccattcTCAGTCTCACAAGAGCtcttcccataaaagcccttcttcttccgcacctcactctcttcccggcccttcacttcggtgattagacgcaaggaaggttgctgtgcgaggccggccatttttgctacctccatgtggcccaaactgttgctctctcacccaactctgaggtgccagcacaaataaaggattgtgttccctttctgctccaaacctcctttttctgcatcccacagccgAAAGTGACACCTGGCACCCAACGtgtgaatgggaagggggaggagtaaccaaagcattcCAACTATtgcagggaattgacaatgccctgagggcacaacatggcggaacaggctctccaagaatgtcccaactctcctgggaactagcaatagcctgagggggcaacatggcagatatgactgcatctgcacaatttaccagcagttatgcaaaggactttcatgcctgaggcactgaggttctaggtttaatccccagcaccaccataagcccgagctgagtagtgctgtgggaaaaataaattaattaattaaaaataaatactaaaacatacaaacaaatctTTAGAAAAATTAACAAGGGGGTTCTGTGCATTGAATATGTGCTGCAAGAGTGAGAatgtgaatgagagagagagagagagagagaaagagataggccTGGGAAGGCTGGTCAAAAGTGATACtacggggctgggcagtagcacagtgggttaaacacacatggcacaaagcacaaggactggcataaggatcccggttcgagcccccatctccccacctgcaggggggtcgcttcacaagcaatgaagcaagtgtgcaggtgtctgtctttctctccccctctgtcttcccctcctctctcgatttctctctgtcctatccaacagcaacaacagatataataataacaaccacaagggcaacaaaatgggagaaatagcctccaggagcagtggattcatagtgctggcactgaaccccagcgattaccctggagacaaaaaaaaaaaaaaaaaaaagcaaacctacATTGTCACATTTAAAAAGCAATGACCAGGGAGCCGGGAGgtaacaaagctcaaggaccagcataaggatcccagtttgagcccccagctccccacctgctggggggagggtcatttcacaagtggtgaagcaggtctgcaggtgtctatctttctcttccttccactgtcttcccctcctctatcgatttctctctgtcctatccaacaacaaagacagcaataacaacaacaacaacaacgataaacaacaagggcaacgaaagggggaaaaatagcctccagaagcagtggatttgtagtgcaggcactgagctcccttgataaccctggaagcaaaaaaaaaaaaaaaaaaaaaaaagcaataaccaAACAGACAACTGGCCAAAGAAGTCATGGGATTTATATGGGAATACTACtccgcaattaaaaaaaaagatgagattacgtcctttggaacaaaataaatggaattggtagtgattatgtttagcgaaataaatagagagatgaaagagagctaccagatgatttcacttatgtgtggaatctaaagaactgatacacatgaacttgcaaacaaacaaaaaacacagaagcaagcaaagtgtttctaagacttgcgagaactatgctggttatctttgggaggtgggagggtggtgtGGAACTTTACATAATATTCACAGAATATTGCAACCCactattaattataaataaaacactGGGGGGCAGAACATGGTCAGGACagaggagccagcataatggcaaaaagtctctcatgcctgaggtttcaaaggtcACAGgctcagtccctcacaccacaataagccaataCTCTagtaaaagtaattttttaaaaattaaattaaaataaaaacagtgaccACTGACCAGAGTGACCATGTGTGTGAGATCTCTGAGGACATCTTTGTCCTGGGAAAGATGGAtccataagccaaaaaaaaaaaagacagacatgtCACATAAAACCCACACAAGATGAGCCCCTGGTAATAACTAGCATGTGAGGAGAGAGATCTGTGCTATCTGATATGTCTGGGAGCGTTCCAGTGGCTTCCAGGCGGGGGCCCCCAAATCAGAATCcagaaggtttttttgtttgtttgttcgtttgttttgcaGCCGGCAGCGCCGCATGTGCAGCCGGGAATAGGCCACTAGATGTCGCTCTCCTCCCGCTTGAGGTTCggagagagactagagtaccattttttaaatatttacttattcccttttcagctgcccttgttgttttattgttgtagttattattgtcgtcgttgttggatagaacagagagaaatggagagaggaggagaagacagagagggggagagaaagacacctgcagacctgcttcaccgcctgtgaagcgactcccctgtaggtggggagccggggactcgaatccgtatccttactccggtccctgcgctttgcgcggCCCggcatgcgcttaatccgctgtgctaccgccggactccctcgcTTGAGGTTCGGGACCACCACCCAGGAAACTGGTATTTTGGCAGCGTGGGGTGACTGTACTGGCTTCTCTCTGCCACAGAAAGGTCAGCCggacagagacagggaacttGTGACAGGCCAGGGTAACTTCAGGAGCTCTGTCCCCTGGACTTGGtagtgtgcacatgttaccacgcatgaggatttgggttcaagctcctagttccAACCCGCAGGGGTTATGGCggtggagtagagagagaaaaggggatccAACAAAGGAAGGGAGCAGCTCCATACAGCTGCTTCTAGAGCCATTTCTCCTGTTCCCAAAGCAAGACTTCATAGTTAATCTtctctaattttatttcattctttcacGGTTgttagcatagtagttatgcagtagccagagctgagcagtgctcgggtaataaataaataaatctagaaatatCCATTTTAGtttatgcttttttatttattgttatgttttgccaccagtattatcTCTAGGTCcccatgcctgcacaattccactgtttctggtggccacccctctctttctttctttctttctttctttctttctttctttttttttccctccagggttattgctggggctcagtgcctacagtacAAATccaagctcctggaggccattttttccctattgttgccattgttgtttatcattgctgttgttagtattattgttgttactgttgttggataggacagagagaaatggacagaggaggggaagacagagagggagtgagaaagacctgcttcactgcttgtgaagcgacacccccaccaccaccgcaggtggggagccggggtctcgaaccgggattcttatgccgacccttgagctttgcgtcataTGCGCTTAAACGCCCAgcgcccctttctttcttttaaattttgatagagaatagagagaaacagagtaatAAATTTTCACGTCtaaggctttgaggtcctgggttcaatctccagcaccaccatgagccagagctgagcagtgctctggttaataatagtaatataaaagaacaggaaaacagATGAATAAAAGGAGCTGTATTTCGGTTCCCATTGGAAAAATGACTGATGGCCACAAGATGGCTACCATAGCTCTGGTCACCATGATCACAATCCAGGACAGAAAACGGGGATAGAAAGGCTAGAACCAAGAAGCTCCTTCTTCCTGTTGGTTTCTTTTATCAAGAAGCAAAAAGAGTTTCCTTTCTGGAAACCCTCTGCAGACTCCCTTACACCCTACTACCCAGAACTGAATCATCAGTAGAGTGTGTAAAAGAAATGGGGAAATTGAGTGTCTGGCAAAAAAGAGAGTGGCAGAGAAGGTAGATAGCTGACAATAACGATGAGGTCAAAAAGACAAGAGAAGTGTGGAAATGGGAATTGTGTACACCCAGGATGACATCACCCACCTGCCTGGCCAAATTTCCAAGCATCTTCCAAGAGTGGGACAAACTGGGGTTGCTCTTTTGTGGCTTGGAGTCACCCTCACACCACTGCATGAAAGATGAAGTTTTGGAAAGTGATGGAGAGAATATCCCTGCCACATTTACAACTTCCATGCACTGAATCCAGTCTTCTTTGACTCCTTCCCTGGAGGGCCCACCATGCTCCAGACCTGGCCTCAACTCTGGGCAGGGCAAGATGAGTGGAGAAAACAGGCAACTAGCTTCAGGACTTTCCAGGCTCTCAGGCAGGACTGGCAGGACTCAAATGCACATGAAAAAGAAACATCAATTTCTCATCACTGTGTTGGTCATGCATGGGACTCTGGGAGTATATACCTGAGGGCTCAGCCagatttgggggaggggagggcaggaaaTCCTGGAAGTAACActaactctcaagtatgaaggcccaatgatgctctggttttctctttcctcccctcactctctttcattaataataataataaattttatagtCCTTAACTCATCTAAGGGAGATTTGAGGACTAACATAGAAGTGTGAGAGAGATTTCCATGAGCTCACACATGCAAAATCTTGGATTTTTGCCAATAAActaggagagaaaagaggggctgggtggtgtcacacccagtagagtgcacatgtcaccatgtacaaagactcaggttcaagcccccaggctccacctgcaagggagaagcttcatgagaggtgaagcagtgctgcaagtatctctctcctcctctccctatctctcccttccttctcgacttctctctgtctctatcacataaaAGACAGAAAAGTGGTGGCAAAcgatgaaaataaattaatatgggTTGTTATTATACTTCTGTCAACCACAATCCTGTAAGTGTTGCATTCTCCATAGTTTGTAACTTAAAGGATCACAGCCCTTACAACTCTAAAGCACCAGACACGGTGACAGAAATTTCCCAAAACGGAATGGCTATTCCCTTCTCGGCTGAAATTGTGCCCTGTTGATATGTCTAGACTGTCAGtgaccatcccacccccaccccattcccaAAGCACAAAACCTTCCCTTAACTGCACACATTCCCAGTCCTCAATGTGAATTTACTAAAGGGGTGCTAATTAAAGGATGTGGCAGCATGACCACAACTAGTGGCAGACCGCCCAGACTGTGTCCCCAAGTCCCGAGGAGAGCTGAGCACTGATGCCCTGGACAGTCGTGGGTCCTGGGGGAGTCCCTGGGGTCGGGCAAACcaactcccccaccctcccattcTGCACTGGCCTTGGGCACGGGGGCAGCAGTACCGGGGGTGACCACTGGGTGACGGCATGGCTAGGTTGCCGCGCGGAGCAGAGGCGAAGCCCCAAGGCACAGAGTTCAAAGGCGCCGCGCCAGGAGAATGTAGTCCAAAGGGGCTCGGCCCAGGAGCCCGGGCGCCCGCTGCTCCTCAGGTGCAATAAACAGAGGGTGCCAGAGTGCACGCGCTCTAGAGAGCCGAGGGGGAGCTCGCCCTTCGCGCGCACTGGGGGCTCCCGAGCTCCGGGGATGCCGCtcgtgatgggggggggggggggcttggggaATGGAAGGCTGGGGGCTCGTTggaagctggggtggggtggagtgggcggGCGGGACAAGCACCCAGCGGCCGGAGCCAGGCGCTTCCCggggctcctcctcctctctggccGCATCCCCAGCGCCTGCACAATAGAGACTCCGCCCCCCCGAGCCAGGCTCACCCGCCCTTGCCCGCGGCCCTccgcgccccgccgccccgccccgccccgcgccccgggCTCCGAGCCCTGCGCCCCAGCCGGTGCGAACGCGCCCAGCACCCCGCCGCTCTGTGCGCCCTGCACCCCACTGGTTGCCGCTTCCTGTACCCCGTGCTCCCTGTGCCAGGTGCCCTGCGCCCCGGAGCCCCGCTGTTCGCCCGCCTCCCACCTGAGCCCCCTCCCAGGACATGACCAGGGGCCCCGGGGCGCAGCCGCCTGCCCTACTTGGCAGCACCCAGCACTAGACGGCGCCCCCGGAGCCGCTGTCAGCTTCAGTCTCAGACCTCacggcccccaccccccactctccacccccGCCCTCGCCGCCAACCCCATGGCCACGCCGCTGCTGCTCCTGCTCTGCCTGGCTCTGCTGGGGGCTCCGGCCAGGGGCGCAGGCACTGCGCCCACGGGGACCAGCGAGAGCCCAGATGGGCCAACGGCGGCGCCCACAGAGGGGGACACGCTGCAGAATGAGGAGGACAACCAGGAGAACGTCCTGTCCCAGGTAGGGGGTCCCGTCTGCTGATGCTTGGGGTGGCTggagtctgcttctctctccccaggGGGCAGACTTTGAATTTTCTTTTCGTTTTTTCCTTGGGAAAAGGGGGGACGTGgttcacttatttttaaatgaatactctttttttattaacttattctttttaatgaaagagaaatacagagagaaacaggcagaaaaagaccagagcactgctcagctctgactctggtggtgctggggattgaacttgggacatcagaacctcaggcataaaagtcttttgcatcacaaTTTTGCTGTCCCCCCAGCTCctccacttattttttatttataggagaaccagagcatcactctgacactttaggtgctggggatagaactcaggacctcctgcttgagagtccaatgctttattcactgcactacctcACCTTCCTTTAAATGATGAACTCTTGCAAGGTTAGGACcctggagaagagagaaaaagcaggGAGGCGACTACACagcccaccaccagcagcagcagcagcactaaGAGAACCTAGAGTGGAATCCTTGGGGTTTagggattggggtggggggccATGGACTTCTCTTTTTGGGATCCTGAAATGTGGAGCAGGTGGGACTGATGGTTGGAGGCAGGGGTTCCTGGCACAGTAGACACCCCCCTACTCCCAGCAGAGCAGGGTGTGGAGACAGGAGGCCATGTGTGAGGATTGTAAGGCCAAGTGTGAGCTCCAAGGGGAACTGAGAACAGGACCCCAGGTTTAGGGGGACATAGAGTGGAACACAGCTTGCTGGGGGAAAGGGAGTGacagctgggggtgggtgggctttgtgccacatctcTTTCCAAAACCCTTTCACGTGTCCCttatccctcaaaaaaaaaaaaaaaaaaaaagcctaagaaTAGTGACAGCATGGAGATAGTTCTTTCTGCGAGGTTCATGTCATGTCACCCAGGCTGTGTTGCCATGGTGGATGGGGAAGAAGGACCCCAGATGATTTCCTGCCAACAGCCCCAGGGGATCCTGTCCTTTGCCTAGCAAGGCAGCCATGACCACCAACACCCCACCGCCCATCTCCTAGACAGGACCTGTGGGAAGGTGGCTCCAGAAAACCCACTGTGGTGTGGGCGTCTGCCGGGAAAGGGGACAGCCCGCGGGCACGCGGAAGGAAATGGTTAGCATTCGGAGCAAACTGCTCTGCCAGTACGCCTGCCCGTCTGACTGCCTTTGGCCTGACTTCAGACTCTGGGTGCCAAGTGAGCCTCGAGGCTAAGCGAACTTTACTGCCTTCCTGGTGTCTGGGCCTGACTTTCTCCAAACCCATGTGTCATGCTGCCTCGCAGGGCCCCCTTCCACTCAAATCCTGCTTCCTTCAAGAAGTCTGCCCTGCTGTCCTTTCTGCCAGAGCCACTTCCCCTGGCTCTGTTGTATCTTCCCACCTGTTCTTGGTGGCTTATGGGCACCTGTTTCTCTGTACCTCTTTGCATGTTcctttctggggtctgtgggctccAGCTGGCCCATCTCTTTGCCCTTCTAGCCCCAGCCCAAGTGGGCACACCTTCCtaggggaatgaatgaatgaatgaatcagggAAGTAGAAGCAAGTGCATCTGGCCTCATGTAGATAGGTTTGAGCTTCTGAAGTTGATTTATACACTAATGTACTTACAAATATACTGCATCAACTTAGAGTGCAAATAACCACAGCCCCATACTATGCAAGCAGATGCTCATCCTTatggctcatatatatata from Erinaceus europaeus unplaced genomic scaffold, mEriEur2.1 scaffold_331, whole genome shotgun sequence harbors:
- the LOC103122697 gene encoding transcription initiation factor TFIID subunit 4, which encodes MPLVMGGGGGLGNGRLGARWKLGWGGVGGRDKHPAAGARRFPGLLLLSGRIPSACTIETPPPRARLTRPCPRPSAPRRPAPPRAPGSEPCAPAGANAPSTPPLCAPCTPLVAASCTPCSLCQVPCAPEPRCSPASHLSPLPGHDQGPRGAAACPTWQHPALDGAPGAAVSFSLRPHGPHPPLSTPALAANPMATPLLLLLCLALLGAPARGAGTAPTGTSESPDGPTAAPTEGDTLQNEEDNQENVLSQLLGDYDKVKAVSEGSDCRCKCVVRPLGREACERVQQGTTRKDDFYTVETITSGPACKCACVAPPSALNPCEGDFRLQKLREADSQDLKLATVIDMLEGAFYGLDLLKLHSVTTKLVGRMDKLEEVRSGLISISLPWIKPKQTSDTPRHFSKKA